A part of Rhodamnia argentea isolate NSW1041297 chromosome 8, ASM2092103v1, whole genome shotgun sequence genomic DNA contains:
- the LOC115735294 gene encoding uncharacterized protein At5g08430: MTKKKKKQDKRKRDKYEESDDWCFVCKDGGELILCDHKECSKVYHSDCVGKDDSLMQTGQFWTCDRHSCFICRKTTKYYCFCCPNAICGRCDSAAEFASVRGNGGFCHECLKLILLMEENVDYDSDGNKLDFKDRDTYECLFKEYWEIIKEKEGLTLDHVYSADILLKKGKGGKQSSSSAKLSDSEEIFESSSESDEDCSRKKSARKVKGSITTEFEGWGSKTLIHFLKSIGEDTTKQLSRWRVDSIISNYIKEKQLFHPQKKKKVICDERLYSVFRKKTLHKNQIYFLLERHLNEVLELSDEEESDNACDLQETKRSDSVACKHQRTSSNNRKPKEKEVVLRVRESCFASINEANIKLIYLRRSLIQELLKQSDSFEDKVVGSFVKVKTDPRDYLHKRPYQLLQVTGIKRTSTTDNLNREIILQVLDMPSDVNLPMLSDADLTEEDCEDLREKMNSGLLKKLTVVELQEKAKSLHEDVIKHWIRRELARLQHVIEQANEKGWRRELFQYLEQRTLLGNPSEQERLTKQEPKVIPEMIELDPTPSSSSEVDEEQNLGSLRLNPKGTATSP; this comes from the exons atgacgaagaagaagaagaagcaggacAAGCGGAAGAGAGATAAGTACGAGGAGTCCGATGACTGGTGCTTCGTCTGCAAGGACGGCGGCGAGCTGATTCTGTGCGACCACAA AGAATGCTCAAAAGTTTATCATTCTGATTGTGTGGGAAAGGATGATTCTTTAATGCAGACTGGGCAATTCTGGACTTGTG atcGTCATTCTTGCTTCATTTGCCGTAAAACCACAAAGTATTATTGCTTTTGCTGTCCAAATGCTATATGTGGACGCTGTGATAGTGCTGCTGAGTTTGCATCCGTCAGAGGAAATGGAGGATTTTGCCACGAATGTTTGAAACTCATTCTGCTTATGGAAGAAAACGTGGATTATGACTCTGATGGG AATAAACTTGATTTCAAAGATCGAGATACATACGAGTGTTTGTTTAAGGAATATTGGGAGATAATAAAGGAAAAGGAGGGCTTGACTTTAGATCACGTCTACTCGGCAGATATTCTgttgaagaagggaaaagggggCAAGCAAAGTTCCTCTTCAGCCAAACTTTCCGATAGTGAAGAAATATTTGAATCATCGTCCGAAAGTGATGAGGACTgttcaagaaaaaaatcagcGAGAAAAGTGAAGGGTTCTATTACTACTGAATTTGAAGGATGGGGATCAAAAACACTAATTCACTTtctcaagtccattggtgaaGACACTACCAAACAGCTATCACGGTGGAGGGTGGATTCTATCATCTCTAATTACATCAAAGAGAAACAACTTTTTCATccccagaaaaagaagaaggttatTTGTGATGAAAGACTATATTCTGTATTTAGGAagaaaacacttcacaaaaacCAAATCTACTTTCTTTTGGAGCGACATCTTAATGAGGTTTTGGAGCTCTCAGATGAGGAAGAAAGTGATAATGCTTGTGATTTGCAAGAAACGAAAAGGAGCGACTCGGTTGCATGTAAGCATCAGAGAACCTCATCCAATAACAGAAAACCCAAGGAAAAGGAGGTGGTTCTCAGGGTTCGAGAGAGCTGTTTCGCATCTATTAATGAAGCTAATATCAAACTTATTTATCTGAGGAGGAGCTTAATACAAGAGCTATTGAAGCAATCAGATAGTTTTGAAGACAAAGTAGTTGGAAGTTTTGTAAAAGTGAAAACAGATCCAAGGGACTATCTGCACAAGCGTCCATACCAACTCTTGCAAGTGACAG GTATAAAGAGAACCTCAACAACTGACAATCTTAATAGAGAGATTATCCTCCAAGTACTAGACATGCCATCAGATGTCAACTTACCAATGTTGTCTGATGCGGACTTAACTGAG GAGGATTGCGAGGATTTGCGGGAGAAGATGAATTCTGGCCTCCTTAAAAAGCTTACTGTG GTCGAGCTTCAGGAGAAGGCAAAAAGTCTCCATGAAGATGTTATAAAACAT TGGATTCGAAGAGAGCTGGCCCGGCTACAACATGTTATTGAACAAGCAAATGAGAAGGGATGGAGAAGAGA ATTATTTCAATATTTAGAACAGAGGACACTCCTTGGGAATCCATCGGAACAGGAACGGCTAACAAAGCAAGAGCCGAAGGTAATTCCAGAGATGATAGAGCTCGATCCTACTCCTTCCAGCTCCTCGGAGGTCGACGAAGAACAAAACCTTGGCTCCCTGCGGTTGAACCCCAAGGGAACGGCAACTTCTCCTTAA
- the LOC115735293 gene encoding RINT1-like protein MAG2L: protein MDAPDGDAPLPPCAELSTQHAAFLDAHFASREDLSSAADLSSELDRRCADLDGDLAALRGRIARLAVSWIYRSLGTKSLIQKSLVKLENLSVCTSQYGVQSNRSRRTFSEELPWLVKEVQRMENIREYVGTALQLEVLVGDLEDSVFFVNHQARNVLSGKISTSSVLLETGRSREKLLHAIKTMNNIEDVVIDILKSRPQWGHLLKSVDSRADRTLAVLRPKVIADHRSLLASLGWPPKLLPTAMGDGEVTSIPNPLVLMQGAKRENFAHSFLSLCALQHLQTRREERKQKLLGLEEKQSRLWAIDELVSPIGARMEYHFTKWIQQPELIFALAFKVTRDFLVGVEDVLQPLIDKARLVAFSAREAWVFSMVLMLSGFLVKKVLPPLAESYREKGGKSEVSTSWLNIMDLIIAFDSRMQSLVQSETCLYVGSDIVQCLTRGVSVLNIFCEKPEWLKIWAKIEFKDAWKKFKVELRDERAWVQSSKCGNGFYHEIESVDYLLATQDDHKAPLIADFVLKVAWAMIERCEKFPSLLPRVQFIRSTAGKFIWCFLKVLISHCRIEELQSASFDDNDVIMRVCGSINAASYVEYKLVEWSDDVNFLDMCFADGMERHENVDTGYNCFFGEEIKSLAELETNWLMEMIAFLLQQFEMLSWDYVDNRHSFGFEQLEQVNTPSVVSTDLVIALDALGSQLTSIRRILNPKDFMDMWRNIADGLDHFLFRSMLASDICFSRKGIVQFTADMRALYLVFQPFCARPEAFFPCIRDSLRLLNMNKEEVKHLQMALSNNVKQIECLHVCGISHLSVGQVHELLRSVMCKL from the exons ATGGATGCTCCCGACGGAGACGCGCCCTTGCCTCCCTGCGCCGAGCTCTCTACGCAGCACGCGGCTTTCCTCGACGCGCACTTCGCGAGCCGCGAGGATCTGTCGAGCGCGGCCGATCTCTCCTCGGAGCTGGACCGGAGGTGCGCCGATCTGGACGGCGATCTGGCGGCCCTTCGCGGTCGGATCGCGAGGCTCGCCGTTTCGTGGATCTATCGCTCGCTCGGAACCAAGTCTTTGATCCAGAAGTCACTCGTCAAGTTGGAGAATCTCAGCGTCTGCACATCGCAAT ACGGTGTACAGTCGAATAGGAGTCGAAGAACTTTTAGCGAGGAGCTCCCTTGGCTTGTGAAAGAAGTGCAGCGCATGGAGAACATTCGCGAATATGTCG GGACTGCATTGCAGCTTGAAGTGCTGGTTGGAGACCTCGAAGATTCAGTTTTCTTTGTGAATCACCAAGCAAGGAATGTCTTGTCtggaaaaatttctacttcgtcAGTTCTGTTG GAAACTGGACGAAGTAGAGAGAAGTTGCTTCACGCAATAAAAACCATGAACAATATCGAGGACGTAGTGATTGACATTTTGAAATCCCGACCTCAATGGGGCCATCTTTTGAAATCTGTGGATAGCAGAGCTGACAGAACTCTTGCTGTTCTTAGACCAAAAGTCATTGCAGATCATAGGTCTCTTCTTGCTTCCCTAGGATGGCCACCAAAACTTCTGCCAACGGCTATGGGGGATGGCGAAGTCACTAGCATACCAAACCCTCTAGTTTTAATGCAAGGGgcgaaaagagagaattttgcTCATAGTTTTCTATCTCTTTGCGCACTGCAGCATCTGCAGACGCGAAGGGAAGAGCGAAAACAGAAACTTTTGGGTTTAGAGGAGAAGCAATCAAGGCTTTGGGCCATTGATGAGCTGGTGTCTCCCATCGGAGCACGGATGGAGTACCACTTTACTAAATGGATTCAGCAGCCCGAATTGATTTTTGCTCTTGCATTCAAAGTTACAAGGGATTTCCTGGTCGGAGTTGAAGATGTTTTGCAGCCTCTGATAGATAAGGCCAGGTTGGTCGCCTTTAGTGCCAGAGAAGCTTGGGTTTTTTCAATGGTTCTAATGCTTTCTGGATTCCTGGTGAAGAAGGTTTTACCTCCACTTGCTGAAAGTTACAGGGAGAAAGGTGGCAAATCAGAAGTTTCAACTTCATGGCTTAATATTATGGACCTCATCATTGCATTCGATTCCCGTATGCAGTCGCTCGTCCAATCCGAAACATGTCTTTATGTGGGCTCTGATATCGTTCAATGTCTGACTAGAGGAGTATCAGTATTGAACATATTCTGTGAGAAGCCTGAGTGGCTCAAGATTTGGGCAAAGATTGAGTTCAAGGATGCGTGGAAGAAATTCAAAGTTGAATTAAGGGATGAGAGGGCTTGGGTACAAAGTAGCAAGTGTGGGAATGGGttttatcatgaaattgaaTCTGTAGATTATCTTCTTGCTACCCAAGATGACCACAAAGCTCCATTGATTGCAGATTTCGTGCTTAAAGTTGCATGGGCAATGATTGAGAGATGTGAAAAATTTCCCTCTCTTTTGCCAAGGGTGCAGTTTATCAGATCGACTGCTGGGAAATTCATTTGGTGCTTTCTTAAGGTCTTAATTTCACATTGCAGGATAGAAGAATTGCAGTCTGCCAGTTTTGATGACAATGACGTGATTATGAGGGTTTGTGGGTCTATAAATGCTGCCAGTTATGTTGAATATAAACTGGTCGAGTGGAGTGATGATGTGAACTTCTTGGACATGTGCTTCGCTGATGGTATGGAGCGGCATGAAAATGTTGACACTGGTTATAATTGCTTCTTTGGGGAAGAAATTAAAAGCTTGGCTGAGCTCGAGACCAATTGGCTGATGGAGATGATTGCCTTTCTCCTGCAACAATTTGAAATGCTTAGCTGGGATTATGTCGATAATAGGCATAGTTTTGGGTTCGAGCAACTTGAGCAAGTTAATACCCCGAGTGTAGTGTCTACTGATCTTGTCATAGCGTTGGATGCCTTGGGAAGTCAGCTAACAAGTATCAGAAGAATACTAAACCCGAAGGACTTCATGGATATGTGGCGTAACATTGCTGATGGGCtcgaccattttctttttcgcagCATGCTTGCAAGCGACATCTGTTTTTCGAGAAAAGGGATAGTTCAGTTTACAGCGGATATGAGAGCGTTGTACCTAGTCTTTCAGCCATTTTGTGCTCGGCCAGAAGCATTTTTCCCTTGTATAAGAGATTCTCTAAGGCTTCTAAACATGAACAAGGAAGAGGTGAAGCATTTGCAAATGGCTTTATCAAATAATGTAAAACAAATAGAGTGCTTGCATGTTTGTGGAATTTCGCACTTATCTGTTGGGCAAGTTCATGAACTTCTGAGATCAGTGATGTGCAAACTTTAA